A single region of the Halococcus agarilyticus genome encodes:
- a CDS encoding molybdopterin-dependent oxidoreductase — protein MARNVFEESVGAALVTAALAGIAGVAGSYALAGFTPAFLASPITSFLTAVMPSAVLQFAIVTLTDVGQAFGIEHLGQQANLLLALTLGAGLLGALALAALATGYRLDSQAAAVSLAGLGAWLATAVLTGAPIPSLGAGVGSAVVVGVATAVLVTADDGTAESGISRGRRTMLGSLASALGVGILGYVLGSRNAGASAQEASLSSVTNGSSDANGTGGAGSETGNDTNGGGSGAAEEGNSSANAQDRSVDDLLADAEAASFAIEGLEGLVSGDDFYQVDTANPNPDVNKDDWTLSITGAVGGEQTFDYDEITSMGSENRFMTLRCVSDPRNGKKMDNALWTGVPMERVLDGVDLQGKFVMARSVDGYYEEFPVEALRTGFLAYGMDGEVLPRAHGYPVRALIPGHWGEINVKWIDELEILDRPAKGFWEKKGWKGTGPVHTVAKLHATNRADGRVTVAGHANAGVQGIERVEVSTDGGNSWNEAELSPVLTPNLGGDVWRQWRYDYDAPGEQHEVVVRAVDGTGTLQPKKETGRFPSGSMGWVSKTIEQ, from the coding sequence ATGGCCAGGAACGTCTTCGAGGAGTCGGTCGGGGCGGCGCTCGTCACGGCGGCACTCGCTGGGATCGCGGGCGTCGCGGGATCGTACGCGCTCGCGGGGTTCACGCCCGCCTTCCTCGCGTCGCCGATCACCTCGTTTCTGACGGCGGTGATGCCGAGCGCGGTGCTCCAGTTCGCGATCGTCACGCTCACCGACGTCGGCCAGGCGTTCGGGATCGAGCATCTCGGCCAGCAGGCCAACCTGTTGCTCGCGCTCACGCTCGGTGCGGGGCTGCTCGGCGCGCTGGCCCTCGCGGCGCTCGCGACCGGCTACCGACTCGACAGCCAGGCCGCCGCGGTGAGTCTCGCAGGGCTCGGCGCGTGGCTCGCGACCGCCGTGCTGACGGGCGCGCCGATCCCCTCGCTCGGGGCCGGCGTCGGGAGCGCGGTCGTCGTCGGCGTCGCCACCGCCGTGCTCGTGACAGCCGACGACGGCACCGCCGAATCGGGGATCTCGCGCGGCCGGCGGACGATGCTCGGGAGCCTCGCGAGCGCGCTCGGGGTCGGCATTCTCGGATACGTGCTCGGGAGTCGCAACGCCGGAGCCTCGGCACAGGAGGCGTCGCTTTCGAGCGTCACCAACGGCTCAAGCGATGCGAACGGAACGGGCGGCGCGGGTAGCGAAACCGGCAACGACACGAACGGTGGTGGATCGGGCGCTGCCGAAGAGGGCAACAGCAGTGCCAACGCCCAAGATCGATCGGTCGACGATCTCCTCGCCGACGCCGAGGCGGCGTCGTTCGCGATCGAGGGGCTCGAAGGGCTCGTCAGCGGCGACGATTTCTACCAAGTCGACACCGCGAACCCCAACCCGGACGTGAACAAGGACGACTGGACGCTCTCGATCACGGGCGCTGTCGGGGGCGAGCAGACGTTCGACTACGACGAGATCACGTCGATGGGTTCGGAGAATCGGTTCATGACGCTACGGTGTGTCAGCGACCCACGCAACGGGAAGAAGATGGACAACGCGCTCTGGACCGGCGTTCCGATGGAGCGCGTGCTCGACGGCGTGGACCTCCAGGGGAAGTTCGTGATGGCTCGGTCGGTCGACGGCTACTACGAGGAGTTCCCGGTCGAGGCGCTTCGTACGGGATTCCTCGCCTACGGGATGGACGGCGAGGTGCTCCCACGCGCTCACGGCTACCCCGTGCGCGCGCTGATCCCCGGCCACTGGGGCGAGATCAACGTCAAGTGGATCGACGAGCTCGAGATCCTCGATCGCCCGGCGAAGGGGTTCTGGGAGAAGAAGGGCTGGAAAGGTACTGGCCCAGTGCACACGGTCGCGAAGCTCCACGCGACGAACCGTGCGGACGGGCGGGTCACGGTCGCCGGCCACGCGAACGCCGGGGTTCAGGGAATCGAACGCGTCGAGGTCTCGACCGACGGTGGGAACTCGTGGAACGAGGCCGAACTCTCCCCGGTCCTGACGCCGAACCTCGGTGGCGACGTCTGGCGGCAGTGGCGGTACGACTACGACGCGCCCGGCGAGCAACACGAGGTCGTCGTCCGCGCGGTCGACGGTACTGGAACCCTCCAGCCGAAGAAGGAAACCGGACGGTTCCCGAGCGGTTCGATGGGCTGGGTCTCGAAGACGATCGAACAGTAG